One stretch of Pseudomonas azotoformans DNA includes these proteins:
- the nth gene encoding endonuclease III — protein MNAAKRLEIFRRLHEDNPEPKTELAYSSPFELLIAVILSAQSTDVGVNKATAKLYPVANTPEAIYALGVEGLSEYIKTIGLYNSKAKNVIETCRLLVELHGSEVPQTREALEALPGVGRKTANVVLNTAFRQLTMAVDTHIFRVSNRTGIARGKNVVEVEKQLMKFVPKPYLLDSHHWLILHGRYVCQARRPRCGSCRIEDLCEYKDKTSDD, from the coding sequence ATGAACGCCGCAAAACGCCTGGAAATCTTCCGCAGGCTTCACGAAGACAATCCGGAACCCAAGACCGAACTGGCCTACTCTTCGCCATTCGAGTTGCTGATTGCGGTGATCCTGTCGGCCCAATCCACCGACGTTGGCGTCAACAAGGCCACGGCCAAGCTGTATCCCGTGGCGAACACACCGGAAGCGATCTATGCCCTGGGTGTGGAAGGGTTGTCCGAGTACATCAAGACAATCGGCCTCTACAACAGCAAGGCCAAGAATGTTATCGAGACTTGCCGCCTGCTGGTGGAACTGCATGGTAGTGAAGTGCCACAAACCCGTGAAGCTTTGGAAGCCCTGCCAGGGGTGGGTCGTAAAACTGCCAATGTGGTGCTCAACACCGCGTTCCGGCAACTGACGATGGCGGTGGACACCCATATCTTCCGGGTCAGCAACAGAACCGGCATTGCCCGTGGGAAGAACGTGGTTGAGGTCGAAAAGCAGTTGATGAAGTTTGTACCCAAGCCCTATCTGCTGGATTCTCACCACTGGCTGATCCTTCATGGGCGCTACGTTTGCCAGGCCCGCAGGCCGCGCTGCGGCAGCTGTCGTATCGAAGACCTGTGCGAATACAAGGACAAGACGTCCGACGATTGA
- a CDS encoding response regulator transcription factor, whose translation MNKVLIVDDHPVIRLAVRMLMERHGYEVVAETDNGVDALQLAREHMPDIVILDIGIPKLDGLEVICRLSSTKQSVPFKVLVLTSQAPGHFSMRCMQAGAAGYVCKQQDLTELLSAIKAVLSGYSYFPNQALNSVRSTMGNASEADMVERLSGREMMVLQQLARGRTNKEIADGMFLSNKTVSTYKTRLLLKLNARSLVDLIELAQRNGLV comes from the coding sequence ATGAATAAAGTGCTGATCGTGGATGATCATCCCGTCATTCGTCTTGCTGTGCGTATGCTAATGGAGCGTCATGGTTATGAGGTCGTTGCCGAGACCGATAACGGTGTCGATGCATTGCAACTTGCACGGGAGCATATGCCGGACATTGTCATACTGGATATTGGGATTCCCAAACTTGATGGGCTGGAAGTTATTTGCCGGCTGTCTTCTACCAAACAATCGGTGCCCTTCAAGGTGTTGGTGCTGACGTCCCAGGCCCCTGGCCATTTTTCCATGCGTTGCATGCAGGCAGGCGCTGCCGGCTACGTGTGCAAGCAACAGGATCTGACCGAATTGCTGAGTGCGATCAAGGCGGTATTGTCGGGTTATAGCTATTTCCCGAATCAGGCGCTCAACTCTGTGCGCTCCACCATGGGCAACGCCAGCGAGGCCGATATGGTCGAGCGCCTGTCGGGTCGGGAAATGATGGTATTGCAGCAATTGGCTCGAGGCCGGACCAACAAGGAGATTGCCGATGGCATGTTCCTCAGCAACAAGACCGTCAGCACCTACAAGACACGTTTGCTGCTCAAGCTCAACGCCCGCTCCCTTGTGGACCTGATCGAACTGGCCCAGCGTAACGGTCTGGTATAG
- a CDS encoding PA3496 family putative envelope integrity protein: MSTGKEQLEVEDDLVESDDDGTEAPVLEVAKTNLSKRRTIDNLLEERRLQKQLADYDFDL, encoded by the coding sequence ATGAGCACTGGCAAAGAACAACTGGAAGTGGAAGACGACCTCGTTGAGTCGGATGACGATGGAACAGAGGCACCTGTGTTAGAGGTTGCCAAGACCAATTTGAGCAAACGCCGCACCATCGACAATCTTCTGGAAGAACGACGCTTGCAAAAACAGCTGGCCGATTACGACTTTGATCTCTGA